From the Brachyspira intermedia PWS/A genome, the window ATAGATGGAAGAATTAATGGATATTATTATATAAATAAAGATTGTGTACTTAAATATATATATATGAATTATCCATATAGAAGAAATGGTTTTGCTAAGCTGCTTTTAACTCATGCCATCAAAGCTAATCCTAATATACAATTTGAGAAGAATGCTAATCAGGCTTATACTAGACTTATCAGTTCTCCTATATTTGAAGATGTGCTTAAAGGCAATTCTTCAGGAGCATTTGATAATTCTGGATCAATGGATACATTTGAAGATCTTAGCGGCGGCGGAAGTAAAGAAGGGGAGCTTACTTTATTTTAACTTTAAAAAGATTTTTATATGTAAATACGATACTAATCATATTCCTTATTGTATCATGTGCTCATAATGCAGTTTCAATAGCAGAAGAACCTGTAATTGAAGAAAAAATTAAAGTTTATCGTCTTATAAGTATGCATACTGCTATGAATATAACTATTAGTGTAGATGATAATAAAATATATGGTAAATCTGCTATAAATGATTATTGGGCTAATTGTAAGATTGATGGAGAAAGCATATCAATAGATATGATAAAAACCACAAGAAAAACTGATAATGCTGAAAAGAGAAGGGCAGAGGGTGATTATTTATCAATACTTCAAACAGCATATTCAATCAAAATAGAGGGAAACAGACTTATAATATATACAAGGTTTATAGATGAACCTCTTATCTATGAAGAAATAAAAGATTAAAAAATGAGAAAATAAAGGCTGTACTTAAATAAGTACAGCCTTTTTTATATTGCTTTATTGTTAGCGATATATTAAACTAGCAATATATCTTACAAACTCAGCTATTAAAAAGATCATTACTATGAAACCCAAGAATATCCAAGATTTCAAAGTTCTTTTTCTAGTTTCCTTTTTATTAAATTCTCTCCTAAAAGGATCGTTATTATCATATTCCATAATAAAACCCTATATCATACTTTTTTCAAATATTTTTGTGTATCAACTGCAACAGCAGCAATTATGATAGCACCCTTAATGATGTATTGCATATATGGAGA encodes:
- a CDS encoding META domain-containing protein, producing the protein MLIIFLIVSCAHNAVSIAEEPVIEEKIKVYRLISMHTAMNITISVDDNKIYGKSAINDYWANCKIDGESISIDMIKTTRKTDNAEKRRAEGDYLSILQTAYSIKIEGNRLIIYTRFIDEPLIYEEIKD